A single window of Leptospiraceae bacterium DNA harbors:
- a CDS encoding DUF2135 domain-containing protein — protein sequence MRNLKSFVLVLSFFMTISILSSEVKILSPRGGFTTSRVIEITGSVADTSAERITLVMNGIPQTIKANSGSFRIKSVVAPGSNTIEVKHGKDHDKVSFHANVPPKDIKVVLTWDTATDVDLWVIDPKSEKTFFGATSSSSGGNLDVDVTDGFGPETFTMSKALSGSYAINVQYYSNYNTPITRVKLYVILYEGTSKEERKSFEFTMTRAQQVYHIADFQIAGE from the coding sequence ATGCGTAACCTTAAAAGCTTTGTTTTAGTTTTATCTTTCTTTATGACTATTTCTATTCTTTCCTCAGAAGTAAAAATTTTATCTCCCCGCGGAGGATTTACTACTTCTAGAGTCATTGAAATCACTGGCTCTGTTGCAGATACATCAGCCGAGCGGATCACTCTCGTCATGAATGGAATTCCGCAAACTATCAAAGCCAATTCAGGAAGTTTTAGGATAAAATCAGTAGTAGCCCCCGGTAGTAATACAATCGAAGTCAAGCATGGAAAAGACCATGACAAAGTTTCCTTTCATGCCAACGTTCCCCCGAAAGATATTAAAGTGGTTCTCACCTGGGATACAGCGACTGACGTTGATCTCTGGGTAATTGATCCAAAAAGCGAAAAAACTTTTTTCGGTGCCACGTCTAGTTCTTCCGGCGGCAACTTGGATGTAGACGTTACAGATGGATTTGGTCCCGAAACATTTACCATGTCCAAAGCATTGTCTGGCTCTTACGCGATAAACGTGCAATACTACTCTAACTACAATACTCCCATCACTAGAGTCAAACTCTATGTTATCCTCTATGAAGGCACCTCCAAAGAAGAGCGAAAGAGTTTTGAATTTACAATGACCCGCGCCCAACAAGTCTATCATATCGCTGACTTTCAGATAGCAGGGGAATGA